A DNA window from Drosophila pseudoobscura strain MV-25-SWS-2005 chromosome 2, UCI_Dpse_MV25, whole genome shotgun sequence contains the following coding sequences:
- the Elp6 gene encoding uncharacterized protein Elp6, with product MATSVLLACGLNEQKLPGFVHISEESNVDGSFLISCILGQRLRISNAGTLLVCLQHHYQHYFNAGMRLGYNTNIFQGKTLNVIDVLSDMASEGLSCKWLKNPDGLTLTEQLVEDIRAQVESNYANRNSYTILIDNLSILFNLGASKLQVQQFCQDLASLAKERDNLTVITKLSNSDIYQPTDNNVAKLGQVRIQVVRLKSGVFREVDGKLLIERVLDEGSYACEEARKEVLYKVNDRNVKVFTPGEVGVKV from the coding sequence ATGGCCACCTCAGTGCTGTTAGCTTGCGGACTGAACGAGCAGAAGCTGCCGGGATTCGTACACATCAGTGAGGAGTCTAATGTGGATGGCAGCTTCCTGATCAGCTGCATCCTGGGCCAGCGGCTGCGTATCTCGAACGCGGGCACCCTGCTCGTCTGCCTGCAGCACCACTACCAGCACTACTTCAACGCGGGCATGCGTCTTGGCTACAACACGAACATCTTCCAGGGCAAGACCCTCAACGTGATCGACGTGCTGAGCGACATGGCCAGCGAGGGTCTATCCTGCAAATGGCTGAAGAACCCGGACGGGCTGACGCTGACCGAGCAGCTGGTGGAGGACATCCGTGCCCAGGTGGAGAGCAACTACGCCAACCGCAACAGCTACACTATACTTATCGACAATCTGTCCATCCTGTTCAATCTCGGTGCCAGCAAACTGCAGGTACAGCAGTTTTGCCAAGACCTGGCTTCCCTTGCCAAGGAGCGCGACAATCTGACGGTCATCACCAAGCTGAGCAACAGCGACATCTACCAGCCAACCGACAACAACGTGGCTAAGCTTGGCCAAGTGCGCATCCAGGTCGTAAGGCTCAAGAGCGGCGTGTTCCGGGAGGTCGACGGCAAGCTGCTGATTGAGAGGGTCCTCGACGAGGGCAGCTATGCGTGCGAGGAGGCACGCAAAGAGGTGCTCTATAAGGTCAACGATCGCAATGTCAAGGTGTTTACCCCCGGCGAGGTGGGAGTGAAAGTCTAG
- the PK2-R1 gene encoding neurotensin receptor type 1 isoform X1, whose protein sequence is MLQGVSAITHDSNDDGLNQSFMAHVSPGASLAPNQSPSSMLQNDKFLTHVAHLLNITTENLSNLLSSDKGTNGSAVAADSSADDSLALLTVLTVCYALIFVAGVLGNLITCIVIARNNFMHTATNFYLFNLAVSDLILLVSGIPQELYNLWYPDMYPFTDVMCIMESVLSEMAANATVLTITAFTVERYIAICHPFRQHTMSKLSRAIKFIFAIWLAAFLLALPQAMQFSVVYQNNGYSCTMENDFYAHVFAVSGFIFFCGPMTAICVLYVLIGVKLKRSRLLQSLPRRAYDANRGLNAQGRVIRMLVAVAVAFFLCWAPFHAQRLMAVYGLSLINIGINRDAFNDYFRILDYTSGVLYFLSTCINPLLYNIMSHKFREAFKITLTRQFALARNHHNQQSQHHQHNYSALLRQNGSMRLQPASCNNNALEPYGSYRVVQFRCRDASHQLSLQDSIRTTTTTTTINSSSMGGGGGGGTSNGPGRRIRKQDFYGAGTGSAVPHRMLAAQVSQLSSLGDANSLLETEVVDVGRHYASVRAKRALMATKSGAMLVTPSPSEQPENSQPATRLKLSRVISRRDEAVAAATAATAPYSGSHSHSLPDPETLQAGTPRESRKFPWRKRRQKRDDAHSSQ, encoded by the exons ATGTTGCAAGGCGTCAGCGCCATCACCCATGACAGCAACGATGATGGCCTCAATCAATCATTCATGGCTCATGTGTCGCCTGGCGCTAGTCTTGCCCCCAATCAGAGCCCGTCCTCCATGCTGCAGAATGACAAATTCCTAACACATGTCGCCCATCTGCTCAACATAACGACCGAGAATCTTTCGAATCTGCTCAGTTCAGACAAAGGCACCAATGGCAGTGCCGTGGCCGCCGACTCGTCGGCCGACGACTCCCTGGCCCTGCTCACCGTGCTCACCGTCTGCTACGCCCTCATATTCGTGGCCGGAGTCCTGGGCAACCTGATCACCTGCATCGTGATCGCTCGGAATAACTTCATGCACACAGCCACCAACTTCTACTTGTTCAACCTGGCGGTGTCCGACCTGATTCTGCTGGTCTCAG GTATTCCGCAGGAGCTGTACAATCTGTGGTACCCGGACATGTACCCGTTCACCGACGTCATGTGCATTATGGAAAGCGTGCTCTCAGAGATGGCTGCCAATGCCACAGTCCTCACCATTACCGCGTTCACCGTGGAGCGATACATCGCTATCTGTCATCCGTTTCG GCAGCACACCATGTCGAAGCTGTCTCGCGCCATTAAGTTTATATTTGCCATTTGGCTGGCGGCCTTCCTGCTGGCCCTGCCCCAGGCCATGCAGTTCTCCGTGGTCTACCAGAACAACGGATACTCCTGCACG ATGGAGAACGACTTCTATGCCCACGTGTTTGCCGTGTCCGGCTTCATCTTCTTCTGCGGACCCATGACGGCCATCTGCGTGCTGTACGTCCTCATCGGCGTGAAGCTGAAGCGGAGTCGCCTGCTGCAGTCGCTTCCGAGACGGGCCTACGACGCCAACCGTGGACTCAACGCTCAGGGACGAGTCATCAGAATGTTGG TAGCTGTAGCCGTCGCCTTCTTCCTCTGCTGGGCTCCCTTCCACGCACAGCGTCTGATGGCCGTGTACGGCCTGTCGCTGATTAACATTGGGATCAACCGGGACGCCTTTAACGATTACTTCCGCATACTTGATTACACATCCGGAGTGCTCTATTTTCTGTCCACCTGCATTAATCCGCTGCTGTACAACATCATGAGCCACAAGTTTCGggaggctttcaag ATCACGCTGACGCGCCAGTTCGCCCTGGCCAGGAACCATCACAACCAGCAGagccagcaccaccagcacaaCTACAGTGCTCTGCTGAGGCAGAACGGATCGATGCGGCTGCAGCCGGccagctgcaacaacaacgccCTGGAGCCGTACGGCTCCTACCGAGTGGTGCAGTTCCGATGCCGGGACGCCAGCCACCAGCTGTCGCTGCAGGACAGCATTCGAACCACCaccacgacaacgacgattaacagcagcagcatgggcggaggcggcggcggcggcaccaGCAACGGACCCGGCAGACGCATCCGCAAGCAGGACTTCTACGGCGCCGGCACAGGCAGTGCTGTGCCCCACCGCATGCTGGCGGCCCAGGTCTCTCAGCTGTCCTCGCTGGGCGACGCCAACTCCCTGCTAGAGACCGAGGTGGTGGATGTGGGTCGGCACTACGCCTCGGTGCGGGCAAAGCGCGCTTTAATGGCTACCAAGAGCGGGGCGATGCTCGTGACGCCCTCGCCCTCGGAGCAGCCAGAGAACAGCCAGCCGGCCACACGCCTCAAGCTATCGCGGGTCATAAGCCGTCGCGACGAAGCTGTGGCAGCGGCCACGGCTGCCACGGCTCCCtacagtggcagccacagccacagcctcccCGACCCAGAGACCCTCCAGGCCGGAACGCCGCGCGAGTCGCGCAAGTTTCCCTGGCGAAAGCGGAGACAGAAGCGGGACGACGCGCACTCCTCCCAGTGA
- the PK2-R1 gene encoding pyrokinin-1 receptor isoform X2: MLQGVSAITHDSNDDGLNQSFMAHVSPGASLAPNQSPSSMLQNDKFLTHVAHLLNITTENLSNLLSSDKGTNGSAVAADSSADDSLALLTVLTVCYALIFVAGVLGNLITCIVIARNNFMHTATNFYLFNLAVSDLILLVSGIPQELYNLWYPDMYPFTDVMCIMESVLSEMAANATVLTITAFTVERYIAICHPFRQHTMSKLSRAIKFIFAIWLAAFLLALPQAMQFSVVYQNNGYSCTMENDFYAHVFAVSGFIFFCGPMTAICVLYVLIGVKLKRSRLLQSLPRRAYDANRGLNAQGRVIRMLGSSCSRRLLPLLGSLPRTASDGRVRPVAD, translated from the exons ATGTTGCAAGGCGTCAGCGCCATCACCCATGACAGCAACGATGATGGCCTCAATCAATCATTCATGGCTCATGTGTCGCCTGGCGCTAGTCTTGCCCCCAATCAGAGCCCGTCCTCCATGCTGCAGAATGACAAATTCCTAACACATGTCGCCCATCTGCTCAACATAACGACCGAGAATCTTTCGAATCTGCTCAGTTCAGACAAAGGCACCAATGGCAGTGCCGTGGCCGCCGACTCGTCGGCCGACGACTCCCTGGCCCTGCTCACCGTGCTCACCGTCTGCTACGCCCTCATATTCGTGGCCGGAGTCCTGGGCAACCTGATCACCTGCATCGTGATCGCTCGGAATAACTTCATGCACACAGCCACCAACTTCTACTTGTTCAACCTGGCGGTGTCCGACCTGATTCTGCTGGTCTCAG GTATTCCGCAGGAGCTGTACAATCTGTGGTACCCGGACATGTACCCGTTCACCGACGTCATGTGCATTATGGAAAGCGTGCTCTCAGAGATGGCTGCCAATGCCACAGTCCTCACCATTACCGCGTTCACCGTGGAGCGATACATCGCTATCTGTCATCCGTTTCG GCAGCACACCATGTCGAAGCTGTCTCGCGCCATTAAGTTTATATTTGCCATTTGGCTGGCGGCCTTCCTGCTGGCCCTGCCCCAGGCCATGCAGTTCTCCGTGGTCTACCAGAACAACGGATACTCCTGCACG ATGGAGAACGACTTCTATGCCCACGTGTTTGCCGTGTCCGGCTTCATCTTCTTCTGCGGACCCATGACGGCCATCTGCGTGCTGTACGTCCTCATCGGCGTGAAGCTGAAGCGGAGTCGCCTGCTGCAGTCGCTTCCGAGACGGGCCTACGACGCCAACCGTGGACTCAACGCTCAGGGACGAGTCATCAGAATGTTGGGTAG TAGCTGTAGCCGTCGCCTTCTTCCTCTGCTGGGCTCCCTTCCACGCACAGCGTCTGATGGCCGTGTACGGCCTGTCGCTGATTAA